Part of the Paenibacillus terrae HPL-003 genome is shown below.
AGGAATTTACCACCTGGGCAAATTGGCTGGGGGAGCAGATGTTCGATAAGGATGATCCTTATTCAAAGGAGATGTTCATCGAGCGGTTGGTGCTAGTATCGGATGACACATTCAGATACTTCACTACGATGTGTTGTGAGATTACGCCACGCATTCGGATACAGGATGATACCAAAACAACGCAGGCAGGTGCGCTGTGGTATGAAGAGTATGTACCTGCTGAGGCCATTTTTTACGGAATGATCTGGTGTGATCGGGTAGATGGATCGTCAGATGTATCCAAACGGATAGCCAATCTTCAACATTTGAATACAGACACATGCTTACAACTTGGAGGCAATGCCAGTGTTGGCAAAGGACGCGTGCGTTGCCGCCTTACGGGAGGCAGAGATCAATGAAATCATCCCAGCATGAGTATGCACAGGCCGCATTTGAAGGAATAAAGTCACTCGATGCGGACTCTGCCGTTGCCAAGCAATATGGGCAACTCTGTCACCGTTTTCCTTCGCTCGTTCTGACCAATGGATTACGTCTGGCCGTTGCCTTTTTTCAAGCGAAGGGCGCAGAAAGACCACATGCTTTATATTTGGAGCATATGCGGAAAGCGCTCGCCCTCGATAGATCGTGGAATGATGAACTCAGAAAAGAAAACGCAGACTATCTTCATTTGTCGCAGCGGGTACTGAGTGCCTCCGTCTGGTTCAAGCGGTATGCGGAAGCCATTCTGAAGATCGAACAAGGAACCGATACGCCGGAACAGGGGGTTAACTAATGAATGCCCATCTGGCTATGACGAAGAGTAACGAAGATATGCAGGATATGTCCTTAAAACTGATTGCTAGCAAAGAGGATGGCAGAGGGGATGCCAAACGAGTTTTTTACCAGAAACTGATCAAGGCTTATGAAACGGACTGGAACACGGCAAAAAAAAGCTGGTATAAGCATTACTATGAACGATACTGCAAGCATGAGAATTTTGGAGCCACTACATTGTTGCCTATCGTGGTTAGATCACAAACATCGCTCGTTATTGGGCACGGAGGAGGCTCCGTGCTAGAGACTGGTCTGGCTCTGCACCGCATATATGGTGTGCCTTACCTTCCAGGAACCGCCCTGAAGGGTGTCGCTTCACATTATGCACATCGACAATTGGGTGATCAGCACCCAGCATTGAAGCGTGAAGGAGCCGATTACGACATTTTATTTGGCACACAATCATCAGCAGGATGTATTCAATTTCACGACGCCCTTCCCACGCCAGAAACAGTGTGCACAGCGCTCAAACAGGATGTGCTTACACCGCATCACCAGGATTATAACGGCATTATTGTAGAGTCTTATCGTAAGGACATTGAATACGAGGCTCCACGTGACGATGATTCTCCTGTTCCTATTCCATTCCTTTCAGCGTCGGCTCATTTCCATATCGTATTAACCTGTGAGGGAGAGCAGGAACAAGCTATGAAATGGCTAAGCTTGGCCAAAGCAATCCTGCTCGGAGCGCTAAGAGATGAAGGCATTGGCGGGAAGACCAACGCAGGATATGGAAGGTTGTTAGAGGTTTAATTGGACAGTGAAGTGAAGGTGCGAATGTAAAGCTCCCATGAATTCCCCGGGTCCTTCGCACCTCGAAATTTGTCGAAAAGTATTGGAATCGCTATCTCTCCATAAAAGTCAATAGTTGATCCAAGCTTATTGGGCATCAGTTTTTGCATCAATGTGCGGAATTGATATCATTAGGGTATCAATTACCTCATTTTCGCTGTCGCACTCTATGTGAGTGCGTGGATTGAAATATCCGGAAAATAGGAAATTGCAAAAGGGATTGAATGTCGCACTCTATGTGAGTGCGTGGATTGAAATCTGTTGTTGCACATTGCAACCAGCTAGTAAAGCCGGTCGCACTCTATGTGAGTGCGTGGATTGAAATATTTGAGAGAACGACAAGAGTTTAGCTATCAGACGTCGCACTCTATGTGAGTGCGTGGATTGAAATCCTACGCTCCCACCACCTGCCCATTCTGGCAAGTCAAAGTCGCACTCTATGTGAGTGCGTGGATTGAAATGGGAGCTGGTACGGCCTCTATCCCTTTTAGGGTTGGTCGCACTCTATGTGAGTGCGTGGATTGAAATATCCAGGTCGGAAGGGAGTTGCAGAACCATTGGTCGCACTCTATGTGAGTGCGTGGATTGAAATCGTGATATGTGGCGGCAAGGGTACAGTGTGGAAGAGAGTCGCACTCTATGTGAGTGCGTGGATTGAAATAACAAGGAGCCTGGCTTAACACGAATGTAAAGTCGCACTCTATGTGAGTGCGTGGATTGAAATAAACGCTATTGCCCGGCCCCGGTATGATCCGTCATGTCGCACTCTATGTGAGTGCGTGGATTGAAATATCGTAGGCCGTGACGGTCATCTGACCCATGCTGTCGAGTCGCACTCTATGTGAGTGCGTGGATTGAAATAATCTGAACCTCTGTTTTTACATAGGATTTTTCTGTCGCACTCTATGTGAGTGCGTAGACTGAAATTAATTGTGGGTGAATATCTATCGACTCTGCAAGTCGCACTTATATAGAGTACGTGATTGAAAAGAGGCCGTCGCCGCATTACTTGGTCGCAAGTGATAATGAATTAGTTCCGCGAAGGGGGGAGATGGACATTTTATGCGGTTTGGTGGGAACGGCAGAGGTTCAGTACAATTCCATTTTGGATAAACTGATCTTAAAGCAAAAAAAGATTTTTATTTCCGTGGACGCCATAAGTGCCCGCTGTTAAATCATGCGGATGCTTTGTCATTTTTTGCCTATACACTGTTGTCCAACGATATGAAGTCGGCTCTGGAGGCTTATGGAAAGCCCACTCATTTTATAAGGTGCGAATGTGAAGCTCACATAAAAACCCCGGGTCCTTCGCACCTCGAAATTTGTCGAAAAGTATTAGATTATCTATCTTTCCGTAAAAGTCAATAGTTAATCCAAGCTTATTGGGCATCAGTTTTTGCGACAATGTGTGAAATTGATGTCACTAGGGTATGAATTACTGCATTTTCGCTGTCGCACTCCATATGAGTGCGTGGATTGAAATAGCTTTTTTTGCTATGATTTGGGCCTCTTGATTTTCGTCGCACTCCATATGAGTGCGTGGATTGA
Proteins encoded:
- the cmr6 gene encoding type III-B CRISPR module RAMP protein Cmr6, producing the protein MNAHLAMTKSNEDMQDMSLKLIASKEDGRGDAKRVFYQKLIKAYETDWNTAKKSWYKHYYERYCKHENFGATTLLPIVVRSQTSLVIGHGGGSVLETGLALHRIYGVPYLPGTALKGVASHYAHRQLGDQHPALKREGADYDILFGTQSSAGCIQFHDALPTPETVCTALKQDVLTPHHQDYNGIIVESYRKDIEYEAPRDDDSPVPIPFLSASAHFHIVLTCEGEQEQAMKWLSLAKAILLGALRDEGIGGKTNAGYGRLLEV
- the cmr5 gene encoding type III-B CRISPR module-associated protein Cmr5 produces the protein MKSSQHEYAQAAFEGIKSLDADSAVAKQYGQLCHRFPSLVLTNGLRLAVAFFQAKGAERPHALYLEHMRKALALDRSWNDELRKENADYLHLSQRVLSASVWFKRYAEAILKIEQGTDTPEQGVN